From the Synergistetes bacterium HGW-Synergistetes-1 genome, the window ATATATTGCTTTCCCATGGAGACATTGAATCAAAGCGTATCGTCCTTGATATTGCAGAAAACACACTCCAGCGACTTGACTCGTACAGACGGATAAAGAGCATCGCACATATGAAAGATGAAATTTTGCATATTGGCACAAAAAGCTGGGACCTCTCTAAAAAAAAGAATGTATATCTTATTGGGGCAGGAAAAGCCTGCAACGCGATGGCAATGGCAGTTGAAGAGATACTTGGAGATCATTTGACCAGAGGGATAGCCATTGTCAAAATCGCGGAAGAAACCGACATCTTTGATAAAACCGAGATATTTGTCGGAGGACATCCGCTTCCAAATGAAAATGGACTTCTTGCATGCAAAAAAATCATAGACCTTGTCGACAATGCAACAGCCGATGATCTGTTTATTGTAGTAATCAGCGGCGGCAGTTCTGCTTTGATGAGTTGTCCTATTGACGGCATCTCACTACAGGACGAAATCGACACAACTGATATTATGCTCAAATCAGGTGCAGATATTTATGAAATAAATTCGATCCGAAGGCATATCTCTCAATTAAACGGAGGTATGCTTGCAAAACGCATCCAAAAATCCGGGGCGGAGCTGATCGGCTTCGGAATAAGTGACGCGGTTGGCAGTCCCGCAACAACAAATATCGGGGAACCTTATCTCAAATACAGAGGAACGCCGATGGGACCCGATCAGACAACACTTGAAGATGCCCGGCGTGTCATTCAGGATTATGATGTCATTGGCAGACTTCCTGGATCGGTAGTAAGTTTTTTGATGACTTCAGGACCTGAAGCAGAGACACCCAAGGCCTTTCCTGATAATACATATTTTTTGATCAACACCTTGCCTGATTCATGCATCTATGCTAAAGAAGCCGCAGAAAAAATGGGGATACCTGCAATCATATTGTCATCGTTCTTAGAAGGAGAAAGCAGGGAAGCCGGAACCTTTTTTGCTGCTATTGCTAAAGAAATCCAGACCTATGGCAATCCTGTAAAGGCACCATGTGTCTTAATAAGCTCAGGAGAAACAACGACCCGGATCCTTGACAACAAGACTATATCGGGTCATGGAGGTCCCGGCCAGGAACTCACTGCCAGTTTTGCTATAGCAGCGGCAGGGGCTGAGGGATGCTGTATGCTTTCAATAGATTCAGAAGGTACAGACGGTACAACCGATGTGGCTGGAGGACTGACAGATTCACAGACATCCCGCCTCGCATCAGAAAAAGGGGTCGATCTTAATGCCTCTTTGCGCAGCCATGCCTGCTACGAGGCATTATATGAGATCGGAGACACAATTTTTACAGGAAATACCGGAACAAACTTATGCGATTTGAATATTTTGTATGTTCCGGAAAGAAAAAAATAGACAAAATCAGTTACAAACGGAGGCTAATTGATGTCAGATCATATTAAATCAGTAAAAGCCAGGCAGATGTTGGATTGCAAATGCCGTCCAATGGTTGAGGTAGATGTCATAACGAACAACGGTGCATTTGGCCGCGGAAGTGCCCCGACAGGTGTTTCTGTAGGACATTATGAGGCCTTTGTTCTTAGGGATAATGATCCGGGATCATACAACGGAATGAGTGTCCACAAGGCAGTCAATAACGTAAATCAGATAATTGCTCCGGCTATCATAGGATTAAACGTTGCTGACCAAAAGGCAATAGACCAGAGGATGATCGAATTAGATGGGACCACTGATAAAAGCAGCCTGGGAAGCAATTCTATTTACAGCACATCCATAGCGTGTTTTCGTGCGGCTGCTGATGCAAAAAAAATGCCCTTGTACGAATATATCGGTAATGATGTTAGCTCAGTACCTATCCCCTCTTTCAACATGATAAACGGAGGAAAATACGCAAACCTTACTCAGGCAGTAAATGAATTTATTGTCATGCCATACAAAGCTGATGACATAGATGAAGCGGTAGAAATTGCCGTTCGTGTATTTCAGCGCCTGGATCATGTAATAAAAAAGAACACGGGCGCGGAGCCAGGAATCGGGAGTTCTTATGGATGGATCGCCACCTCGGAAGACCCTGAAATAATTTTTTCTTTAATACAGGAAGCCATAGATGACTGTGGCTATACAAAGAAGTGTGCATTTGCCATTGACTGTGCGTCAAGCGAAATGTTCAACGACACGACCGGAACCTACTATATGAACGGGAATAACCTCTCCACAGCTGAAATGGTGCAATATATGAAAGGCCTGACAGAGAGATGGAATTTAATTTTTATTGAAGATATGCTGGATGAAAATGATTGGGATGGATATGCTCTGGCACATCAGCTTATCAAGAGGACTCTCCTCGTAGCTGATGATCTGACTGTCACAAATAAGGACCGGATAGAAAAGGCGTGTAAAACAAATTCGATCGACGGCTTTGTTCTCAAACCAAACCAGGTAGGTACTATTACCGAAGCTCTAGAAGCACACGAATTCGCAAAAGCAAGAGGACTCTTTTCCATTCCCTCGGGCAGATCAGGCGGCGTTATCGGCGATGTCGTAATGGACCTTGCTGTCGGCTTAAAGGTCGATTTCATCAAAAACGGATGCCCACGCTCAGGAGAACGCATAGACAAACTGAACTTTCTTATGCGAGTGTCAAATATGCACAATGGATGCAGGATGAGTGATATTTCGTCAAAAGTAAAATTCTAGAAAATATCCTAATTTATAAAAAATAATGATTCTAATAAATTATTTGATGCATTTATAATTTATGAATCATTATTTTTTTTATAATCATGTTTGGCTTTGTAAGCAGCAATAATGTTTGAGTGATGTCCATTTATACAGGAAAGAGCCCTTTCTAAATCACAATGCCAGAAAGCATCTATCAGCATTTTATGTTCCTCGATTATTGTGTCCGGCTGTCTTTTGGCATGTAATGCATAAATGGCTACGCGGGTCATTTCATCGCTGATTTTCTGCCACATTTGTGAAAGTTTATTTATTCCAAGGTAATTTATAATTGTGCTGTGGAAGACCATATCCTGTTTCATCAACTCAACATGAGAATTTTTTAAATTTTCCATTTCCTTGACTATTGGTACTAATATTCCTGCAAGCAGTTCAGGTTCTCCATGTTCTATGATTTTTTTTATTGCAAAAGGCTCTATCATCTCCCGCATTAAGAAAAGCTCAACCACGTCCTTTTCACTTATATCAGAAACAACAGCCCTTCTTCTTTCTTCCCAAAGGATCAATCCATCAAGGGAAAGCCTTTTCAGAGCCTCCCTTACTGGAGTGCGGCTGACACCAAAATCTACTGCTATTGCCCGTTCAAGCAACATAGTGTTAGGCGCAAGATCTCCCACAATTATCTTGTCCTTTATAGTCTCATATATCACTACAGAAAGATTTTGTTCTTTTTGTATGGCATTTTCCGATGGAAAAAGATTAAAAGACAAAAAAATCATCCTTTCCTTGTTCTAACGGTGCAGGAATATTAGTATTATATATTATTAATCAACAATTATTAAGGGAAATAGCAATTAAAATAAAAGAAAATTTACTATTTCCCTAATTGAACTCTTAGAAATTATTTTTTTAAGTTACTGAAAGTGTAATTTTCAGCCTATATCATCATACCTAAAGATTTCGGTATAAACAATGCAATCTGTGGAAAAGCTAAAGTCAGTATTATCGCAACCAGAAGCGCAGCAGCAAGAGGTATTGCCTCTTTTATCATTTTTTCAAACGGAGCCTTGCATATCCCCTGGGCAACATACAAATTTACACCAACAGGCGGTGTTATCATTCCAAGACATAGGTTCATTGTCATTACAACACCAAAAAGCACAGGACTATAGCCCAGTTCTATTACCATTGGCAGGAAAAGCGGAGTAAATAGAACTACATTCGATGTCGTATCAATAAACATACCTGTTATAAGAAGGAATCCCATAATTAACATCATAATTATTATTGGCGAGCTTGTAATCGATAACATAGCCGCAGCCAATGTCTGTGGAATTCTCTCCATTGTCATAAGTCTTCCGAATGTAGTCGCTCCGCCAAGTATAAACATTGAAAGGCAAGAAAGGAGCCCCGCTTCTACCATGGCATCATATACTTTTTTGAAAGTAAGCTGCTTGTAAATTACAGAACCGGTGAATAGGGCATAAACAACTCCCACGACAGCCGCTTCTGTAGGTGTGAATACCCCTCCGTAAATTCCGCCAAGTATCAGGATAGGCAGAAAAAGAGCCCATTTTGCCTTCCAACAACGGGCAAAAACCCATTTTGCTCCACCCTGGCGTTCCTTGCCAACATAACCACGCTTTTTTGAAGTGATATAGTTGACAATAATCAAAGACAAACCCATCAATATCCCAGGACCGATCCCTGCTGCAAACATGCTGACAACAGAAGTGCCTGCAATAACACTAAAAATTATCATTGGTATGCTTGGCGGTATAACCGGACCGATAGTAGCACCAGCGGCTACAAGCGACCCGGCGTATGCGCTGTCGTAACCACGCTCAACCATAGCCGGGACCAATATTACCCCCAGAGCGGCTACAACGGCCGGACCTGAGCCCGAAATTGCCGCAAAAATCATGCATGCTACGATCGTTGAAGTTCCGAGTCCTCCGGGACGGCTGCCTGTAAGAGCATCGCCAACGTTGATGATTTCTTCTGCCAGACCGGATCTCGACATGATAGTTCCAACAAGCATAAAAAACGGAATTGCCATTAGGGGAAATGAATCCGCTGTTGTTATCATTGCCTGGGCAAGAAGCTGGATCATACTTCCACCGCCATAGAAAAACATGAAAACCAAAGCGCATGCGCCTGCCATAGCTATTGCGACGGGAACTGAAAGGGCTAATCCCACAAGAAGGGAGATAAGCAATGTTGCAATCATTAACAATGCACCTCCTTGTCTTCGTGTTTAAAATCCTCATTAACAACTGCTTCATTGTTTCTTATATTCTCTGCATGGTCATGGCCGCGTTTTTCTGTAAAACTAGAATAAATATTTTGTGCTGTTCGAACTGAAAGTCCGAATAAACCGATTACTCCAGCAATGTACATTGACCAAGTCGGCAACCATGGGATTGAAGAAAAATA encodes:
- a CDS encoding glycerate kinase, with the protein product MNIKIKNRDILLSHGDIESKRIVLDIAENTLQRLDSYRRIKSIAHMKDEILHIGTKSWDLSKKKNVYLIGAGKACNAMAMAVEEILGDHLTRGIAIVKIAEETDIFDKTEIFVGGHPLPNENGLLACKKIIDLVDNATADDLFIVVISGGSSALMSCPIDGISLQDEIDTTDIMLKSGADIYEINSIRRHISQLNGGMLAKRIQKSGAELIGFGISDAVGSPATTNIGEPYLKYRGTPMGPDQTTLEDARRVIQDYDVIGRLPGSVVSFLMTSGPEAETPKAFPDNTYFLINTLPDSCIYAKEAAEKMGIPAIILSSFLEGESREAGTFFAAIAKEIQTYGNPVKAPCVLISSGETTTRILDNKTISGHGGPGQELTASFAIAAAGAEGCCMLSIDSEGTDGTTDVAGGLTDSQTSRLASEKGVDLNASLRSHACYEALYEIGDTIFTGNTGTNLCDLNILYVPERKK
- a CDS encoding phosphopyruvate hydratase produces the protein MSDHIKSVKARQMLDCKCRPMVEVDVITNNGAFGRGSAPTGVSVGHYEAFVLRDNDPGSYNGMSVHKAVNNVNQIIAPAIIGLNVADQKAIDQRMIELDGTTDKSSLGSNSIYSTSIACFRAAADAKKMPLYEYIGNDVSSVPIPSFNMINGGKYANLTQAVNEFIVMPYKADDIDEAVEIAVRVFQRLDHVIKKNTGAEPGIGSSYGWIATSEDPEIIFSLIQEAIDDCGYTKKCAFAIDCASSEMFNDTTGTYYMNGNNLSTAEMVQYMKGLTERWNLIFIEDMLDENDWDGYALAHQLIKRTLLVADDLTVTNKDRIEKACKTNSIDGFVLKPNQVGTITEALEAHEFAKARGLFSIPSGRSGGVIGDVVMDLAVGLKVDFIKNGCPRSGERIDKLNFLMRVSNMHNGCRMSDISSKVKF
- a CDS encoding C4-dicarboxylate ABC transporter permease, coding for MIATLLISLLVGLALSVPVAIAMAGACALVFMFFYGGGSMIQLLAQAMITTADSFPLMAIPFFMLVGTIMSRSGLAEEIINVGDALTGSRPGGLGTSTIVACMIFAAISGSGPAVVAALGVILVPAMVERGYDSAYAGSLVAAGATIGPVIPPSIPMIIFSVIAGTSVVSMFAAGIGPGILMGLSLIIVNYITSKKRGYVGKERQGGAKWVFARCWKAKWALFLPILILGGIYGGVFTPTEAAVVGVVYALFTGSVIYKQLTFKKVYDAMVEAGLLSCLSMFILGGATTFGRLMTMERIPQTLAAAMLSITSSPIIIMMLIMGFLLITGMFIDTTSNVVLFTPLFLPMVIELGYSPVLFGVVMTMNLCLGMITPPVGVNLYVAQGICKAPFEKMIKEAIPLAAALLVAIILTLAFPQIALFIPKSLGMMI